A genomic region of Fundulus heteroclitus isolate FHET01 chromosome 24, MU-UCD_Fhet_4.1, whole genome shotgun sequence contains the following coding sequences:
- the LOC118557757 gene encoding gastrula zinc finger protein XlCGF57.1-like isoform X1 — protein sequence MCKYVSMFPADVKEKQIIKEASLDHRPFADLHDPDQIKGRELPGENDGKESIKTQDHGGASISSEAEDTEKDEEDSDVEHPLSELKNLSDSGYKKCFTKKNKCRKGNTGVKLSCKDCGKTFMGKSALNRHMRIHTGEKLFCCNLCGKSFSQKTHLNRHMRIHTGQKPFCCDLCGQRFSRKSHLNRHMRIHTGQKPFCCDLCGQRFSEKGSLNKHMRVHTGEKPFCCDLCGQRFSRKSHLNRHMRIHTGEKPFCCDLCGQGFSEKGSLNKHMRVHTGEKPFCCDLCGQRFSIKSSLNTHMRIHTGEKPFCCDQCGQRFSIKSSLNTHMRIHTGEKPFCCDLCGQRFSEKVTLNTHMRIHTGQKPFCCDQCGQRFSIKSSLDRHMTIHTGQKPFCCDLCGQRFSRKSHLNTHMRIHTGEKPFCCDLCGQRFSKKSSLDRHMTIHTGQKPFCCDLCGQRFSRKSHLNTHMRVHTGEKPFCCDLCGLRFSIKSSLDRHMRIHTGQKPFCCDLCGQSFSQKSNLNTHMKIHAGLKPFCCDQCGQRFSTKSDLNRHMKNHTLQDKASLLFSTFQYKDNATETKGKE from the exons ATGTGCAAATATGTTtccatgtttcctgcagatgttaaggAGAAGCAGATTattaaagaagcttctttagaccacagaccttttgccgacctgcatgacccagaccaaattaaaggcagagagcttccaggagAGAATGATGGAAAAGAATCCATCAAGACACAAGATCATGGAGGTGCTTCTatttcttcagaggctgaagacactgagaaGGATGAAGAAGACAGTGACGTAGAgcaccctctctctgagctgaaaaacttgtcagactctggatataagaaatgttttacaaagaagaataaaTGTAGGAAAGGCAACACAGGAGTTaagcttagctgcaaagactgtggcaaaacatttatgggaaaatcagctttaaacagacacatgagaatccacacaggagagaagcttttctgttgtaatttatgtggaaaaagctttagtcaaaaaacacatttaaacagacacatgagaatccatacaggacagaagcctttctgttgcgatctatgtggacagagatttagccgaaaatctcatttaaacagacacatgagaatccatacaggacagaagcctttctgttgtgatctgtgtggacagaGATTTAGCGAAAAAGgatctttaaacaaacacatgagagtccatacaggagagaagcctttctgttgcgaTCTCTGTGGACagagatttagccgaaaatctcatttaaacagacacatgagaatccatacaggagagaagcctttctgttgtgatctgtgtggacagGGATTTAGCGAAAAAGgatctttaaacaaacacatgagagtccatacaggagagaagcctttctgttgtgatctatgtggacagagATTTAGCATAAAAAgttctttaaacacacac atgagaatccatacaggagagaagcctttctgttgtgatcaatgtggacaGAGATTTAGCATAAAAAgttctttaaacacacacatgagaatccatacaggagagaagcctttctgttgtgatctgtgtggacaaagatttagcgaaaaagtaactttaaacacacacatgagaatccatacaggacagaagcctttctgttgtgatcaatgtggacaGAGATTTAGCATAAAAAGTTCTTTAGACAGACACATgacaatccatacaggacagaagcctttctgttgtgatctgtgtggacagagatttagccgaaaatctcatttaaacacacacatgagaatccatacaggagagaagcctttctgttgtgatctatgtggacagagATTTAGCAAAAAAAGTTCTTTAGACAGACACATgacaatccatacaggacagaagcctttctgttgtgatctgtgtggacagagatttagccgaaaatctcatttaaacacacacatgagagtccatacaggagagaagcctttctgttgtgatctatgtggactgAGATTTAGCATAAAAAGTTCTTTagacagacacatgagaatccatacaggacagaagcctttctgttgtgatctatgtggacagagctttagccaaaaatctaatttaaacacacacatgaaaatccatgcAGGactgaagcctttctgttgtgatcagtgtggacaaagatttagcaccaaatctgatttaaacagacacatgaaaaaccaTACActgcaagacaaggcaagtttgttgtttagtacatttcagtacaaggacaatgcaactGAAACTAAGGGCAAAGAATga
- the LOC118557757 gene encoding zinc finger protein OZF-like isoform X2, translating to MCKYVSMFPADVKEKQIIKEASLDHRPFADLHDPDQIKGRELPGENDGKESIKTQDHGGASISSEAEDTEKDEEDSDVEHPLSELKNLSDSGYKKCFTKKNKCRKGNTGVKLSCKDCGKTFMGKSALNRHMRIHTGEKLFCCNLCGKSFSQKTHLNRHMRIHTGQKPFCCDLCGQRFSRKSHLNRHMRIHTGQKPFCCDLCGQRFSEKGSLNKHMRVHTGEKPFCCDLCGQRFSRKSHLNRHMRIHTGEKPFCCDLCGQGFSEKGSLNKHMRVHTGEKPFCCDLCGQRFSIKSSLNTHMRIHTGEKPFCCDQCGQRFSIKSSLNTHMRIHTGEKPFCCDLCGQRFSEKVTLNTHMRIHTGQKPFCCDQCGQRFSIKSSLDRHMTIHTGQKPFCCDLCGHT from the exons ATGTGCAAATATGTTtccatgtttcctgcagatgttaaggAGAAGCAGATTattaaagaagcttctttagaccacagaccttttgccgacctgcatgacccagaccaaattaaaggcagagagcttccaggagAGAATGATGGAAAAGAATCCATCAAGACACAAGATCATGGAGGTGCTTCTatttcttcagaggctgaagacactgagaaGGATGAAGAAGACAGTGACGTAGAgcaccctctctctgagctgaaaaacttgtcagactctggatataagaaatgttttacaaagaagaataaaTGTAGGAAAGGCAACACAGGAGTTaagcttagctgcaaagactgtggcaaaacatttatgggaaaatcagctttaaacagacacatgagaatccacacaggagagaagcttttctgttgtaatttatgtggaaaaagctttagtcaaaaaacacatttaaacagacacatgagaatccatacaggacagaagcctttctgttgcgatctatgtggacagagatttagccgaaaatctcatttaaacagacacatgagaatccatacaggacagaagcctttctgttgtgatctgtgtggacagaGATTTAGCGAAAAAGgatctttaaacaaacacatgagagtccatacaggagagaagcctttctgttgcgaTCTCTGTGGACagagatttagccgaaaatctcatttaaacagacacatgagaatccatacaggagagaagcctttctgttgtgatctgtgtggacagGGATTTAGCGAAAAAGgatctttaaacaaacacatgagagtccatacaggagagaagcctttctgttgtgatctatgtggacagagATTTAGCATAAAAAgttctttaaacacacac atgagaatccatacaggagagaagcctttctgttgtgatcaatgtggacaGAGATTTAGCATAAAAAgttctttaaacacacacatgagaatccatacaggagagaagcctttctgttgtgatctgtgtggacaaagatttagcgaaaaagtaactttaaacacacacatgagaatccatacaggacagaagcctttctgttgtgatcaatgtggacaGAGATTTAGCATAAAAAGTTCTTTAGACAGACACATgacaatccatacaggacagaagcctttctgttgtgatctgtgtgg acacacatga